The Paenibacillus sp. MBLB1832 genome has a window encoding:
- a CDS encoding ThuA domain-containing protein has product MSQQLKVTVWNEFRHEKESEIVRAAYPQGIHTAIGEGLSGNVQVTYATLDDPEHGLSEEVLNNTDVLIWWGHKAHNEVQDDIVARVQKRVWQGMGLIVLHSGHFSKVFKSLMGTSCDLKWREADEKERLWVVAPGHPIVEGIGEYIDLEAEEMYGEHFDIPQPDELIMVSWFEGGEVFRSGCTFNRGNGKIFYFRPGHETYRTYYNEQIRRVISNAVQWAAPSTREYPKYGNHKPLEEIKAKVKA; this is encoded by the coding sequence ATGAGTCAACAGCTGAAAGTAACCGTATGGAACGAATTCCGTCATGAAAAAGAAAGTGAAATTGTTCGCGCGGCCTACCCGCAAGGTATACACACCGCGATTGGTGAGGGTTTAAGCGGCAACGTGCAAGTTACTTATGCAACATTGGACGATCCTGAGCACGGCTTGTCGGAAGAAGTCTTGAACAATACAGATGTCCTGATCTGGTGGGGACACAAGGCGCATAATGAAGTGCAAGATGACATCGTAGCTCGCGTTCAAAAACGTGTATGGCAAGGCATGGGCCTGATCGTTCTGCACTCGGGTCACTTCTCCAAAGTGTTCAAAAGCCTTATGGGCACATCCTGCGACCTCAAATGGCGCGAAGCGGATGAGAAGGAACGTCTATGGGTCGTGGCGCCAGGCCATCCAATCGTGGAAGGTATCGGCGAGTACATTGATCTTGAAGCAGAGGAAATGTACGGCGAGCATTTTGATATCCCGCAGCCAGATGAGCTCATTATGGTGTCCTGGTTCGAAGGCGGCGAAGTGTTCCGCAGCGGATGCACGTTCAACCGTGGGAACGGGAAGATTTTCTACTTCCGTCCAGGTCACGAAACGTACCGTACGTACTATAACGAGCAGATCCGCCGCGTGATCAGCAATGCGGTTCAGTGGGCGGCGCCGTCCACACGTGAGTATCCTAAATACGGGAACCACAAGCCTTTGGAAGAAATTAAAGCAAAGGTTAAAGCTTAA
- a CDS encoding response regulator transcription factor, translating into MKIMIVEDDIAIRDEVAEALRRWGFETVVVQQFDAVLTSYIQENPHLVLMDINLPAFDGFYWCRQIREVSKVPILFLSSRNTPMDMVMSMNMGGDDFIQKPFYTDVLVAKINALLRRTYSYMETASSVIAHNGVVLNLKDGDMACGDQKSELTRNEFKILSILLQNQGAIVSREQMMRGLWEDESFVDDNTLTVNITRLRKKLAELGRDDFIVTKKGQGYLIP; encoded by the coding sequence ATGAAAATAATGATCGTAGAGGACGACATTGCGATACGGGATGAAGTGGCCGAGGCGCTGCGCCGCTGGGGGTTCGAAACCGTCGTCGTTCAGCAGTTCGATGCTGTATTGACTTCCTATATTCAAGAAAATCCTCATCTCGTGTTAATGGATATAAATTTACCTGCGTTCGACGGATTCTACTGGTGCCGTCAAATTCGAGAGGTATCAAAGGTGCCGATCCTCTTCCTCTCCTCCCGTAATACACCGATGGATATGGTCATGTCGATGAATATGGGCGGCGATGATTTTATCCAAAAACCCTTCTACACCGATGTCCTCGTTGCCAAAATCAATGCGTTGCTCCGTAGAACATATTCCTATATGGAGACTGCTTCAAGCGTGATCGCGCATAACGGCGTCGTCCTAAATTTGAAGGATGGTGATATGGCGTGCGGGGACCAGAAGTCGGAGCTAACTCGGAATGAATTTAAAATATTGAGCATTCTCCTCCAAAACCAAGGCGCGATTGTGAGTCGTGAGCAGATGATGCGCGGGCTGTGGGAGGATGAGAGCTTCGTGGATGATAACACCTTAACCGTTAATATTACCCGCCTGCGTAAAAAGCTTGCAGAGCTCGGCCGCGATGACTTCATCGTGACGAAGAAAGGGCAGGGGTACTTGATTCCATGA
- a CDS encoding MerR family transcriptional regulator, which produces MERYWKVGYLARITGLTVRTLRFYNQIGLLSPSGQTESGHRLYNEADLARLQQILSLKELGLSLEEVKSVLDSEQISPLEIVNLQMTRIREQIKVQQKLLEQLQHVSRQMQGKAPLAVEDFTQLMQSMKISHEKLVIERRTSWEYRLDALGDFLADDTTE; this is translated from the coding sequence ATGGAGAGATATTGGAAGGTCGGGTATCTTGCCCGAATAACGGGACTGACCGTACGGACTTTGCGATTTTACAACCAAATCGGCTTGTTATCTCCCTCTGGCCAGACGGAGTCAGGACACAGGCTTTACAATGAAGCGGATCTGGCGCGTCTGCAGCAGATTTTGTCGCTGAAAGAGCTCGGCCTATCGCTTGAAGAGGTGAAATCCGTCCTAGACAGCGAGCAGATCAGCCCGCTAGAGATCGTCAATTTGCAAATGACGCGGATCAGGGAGCAGATCAAGGTACAGCAAAAGCTCCTGGAGCAGCTTCAACATGTATCTAGGCAGATGCAGGGGAAAGCCCCGTTAGCTGTTGAAGATTTTACCCAACTTATGCAGTCGATGAAAATCAGCCATGAGAAGCTGGTCATCGAGAGGCGGACAAGCTGGGAGTACCGTTTGGATGCATTGGGGGATTTTCTTGCCGATGACACGACTGAATGA
- a CDS encoding ABC transporter ATP-binding protein — MRTIVEAKGIKKVYGSKGNIFTALQDIDLTITEGEFVGIMGPSGSGKTTLLNILATIDQPTAGDVVVDGSSLTKMKEGELAAFRRDKLGFIFQDYNLLDTLTLKENMLLPLALARTSVTEIECRVTEISRKFGLEGLMDKYPYQISGGQKQRTAACRAIVASPSLVLADEPTGALDSKSATELLESLQSLNEQDRSTILMVTHDPFAASYCTRVIFIKDGKWFTELNKGSMTRKELFNKVMDVLSVLGGGANDLI; from the coding sequence ATGAGAACGATTGTAGAAGCGAAAGGGATTAAGAAGGTATATGGGTCCAAAGGAAACATTTTTACGGCCCTGCAGGATATTGATTTAACGATTACCGAAGGTGAATTTGTAGGCATTATGGGGCCGTCGGGCTCAGGCAAAACAACCCTGCTGAACATCCTCGCTACGATCGATCAGCCGACGGCAGGAGATGTTGTGGTAGATGGCAGCTCCTTAACGAAAATGAAGGAGGGGGAGCTTGCGGCTTTCCGCCGCGATAAGCTGGGCTTCATTTTTCAAGATTATAATCTGTTGGATACGTTGACGCTGAAGGAGAACATGCTGCTTCCCCTTGCGCTGGCCAGAACAAGCGTGACAGAGATCGAGTGCCGCGTAACAGAGATTAGTCGGAAGTTCGGACTCGAAGGGTTAATGGATAAGTATCCGTACCAAATTTCCGGTGGTCAAAAACAACGCACAGCCGCCTGCCGCGCGATTGTCGCAAGTCCCAGCCTCGTGCTGGCGGATGAACCGACAGGCGCTTTGGATTCCAAATCTGCGACGGAACTGCTCGAAAGCTTGCAGAGCTTGAACGAGCAAGATCGATCCACCATTCTGATGGTGACGCATGATCCTTTCGCTGCGAGCTATTGTACGCGTGTGATTTTTATTAAAGATGGTAAATGGTTCACGGAGTTAAATAAAGGATCGATGACGCGCAAGGAACTGTTCAATAAAGTAATGGATGTGCTCTCGGTACTAGGGGGTGGAGCTAATGACCTTATTTAG
- a CDS encoding SRPBCC family protein has protein sequence MTEHFVKHATFVIERTYTAPPARVYQAWADPAAKSKWFPKPDVFEFRVGGREYSRGGPPEGPIFTFDVCYQEIVPEQRIVYSYTLDTDDKRISVSITTVELFPADGGTKLIFTEQGAFFDGYDTPEVREHGTNEMLDALGKSL, from the coding sequence ATGACTGAACACTTCGTCAAACATGCCACTTTCGTCATCGAGCGCACTTACACCGCGCCGCCTGCGAGGGTTTATCAAGCCTGGGCGGATCCAGCCGCCAAATCAAAGTGGTTCCCTAAACCCGATGTCTTTGAATTCCGTGTCGGAGGACGCGAATACAGTAGAGGCGGCCCGCCAGAAGGACCGATCTTTACGTTCGACGTTTGCTACCAAGAGATTGTGCCCGAGCAGCGCATTGTCTATAGCTACACGCTGGATACAGACGACAAACGCATTTCCGTTTCAATCACCACAGTAGAACTTTTCCCAGCCGATGGCGGAACGAAGCTGATTTTCACTGAACAGGGAGCATTTTTCGATGGTTATGATACGCCGGAAGTGCGCGAGCATGGAACGAATGAAATGCTAGATGCGCTAGGAAAATCACTGTAG
- a CDS encoding sensor histidine kinase, whose translation MSFLSYLQDKRYFLLMYAVTMMFVSLIMLVSMKGHGALNNLAYMNGGCFLFAAGYLVWGYFYRKSFYQELQAFLQPKSEGDPVRGKTPWVNPYQDWAIEALPAPQNAEQELYLELLRQLAIEQTKEKQLLHADLKNHQDFILSWIHDVKLPIAASQLIMQNRAGKTAEYLVDKLEDELSKIDSYVEQALYYSRIDAFSRDYFITEVPLLAIVKETVKKSAKVFIAKRIRPDMEGLTHSVNSDSKWLGYIVNQIVANALTYTENGGSITFRSEDTATEKRLIIADTGIGIVAGDLPRVFDKGFTGVNGRTNNRSTGMGLYLAKQLAIKLGHDLSITSTEGEGTAVTVHFMKVRHYNDFR comes from the coding sequence ATGAGTTTTCTGTCGTATCTACAGGATAAGCGGTACTTCCTTCTGATGTATGCGGTGACGATGATGTTCGTCTCCCTGATCATGCTGGTCAGTATGAAAGGTCACGGCGCGTTGAATAATTTGGCCTATATGAACGGCGGCTGTTTCTTATTCGCAGCTGGTTACCTTGTATGGGGCTACTTCTATCGGAAGTCTTTCTATCAAGAGCTTCAGGCGTTTCTTCAGCCAAAAAGCGAAGGAGATCCCGTGCGTGGGAAGACCCCTTGGGTCAATCCGTATCAGGATTGGGCGATTGAAGCGCTGCCGGCTCCGCAAAATGCTGAGCAAGAACTGTATCTTGAGCTTCTGCGGCAGCTGGCGATCGAACAAACGAAAGAGAAACAGCTCCTCCATGCGGATCTGAAGAACCATCAAGACTTCATCCTGTCTTGGATTCATGACGTTAAGCTGCCGATTGCCGCCAGCCAGCTCATCATGCAGAACCGCGCTGGCAAAACGGCGGAATATTTAGTGGACAAGCTCGAAGACGAGCTTAGCAAAATCGATAGCTATGTGGAGCAGGCGCTTTATTACTCGCGGATTGACGCGTTTTCGCGGGATTACTTCATCACCGAAGTCCCGCTGCTCGCGATCGTGAAGGAGACGGTTAAGAAAAGCGCCAAGGTGTTTATCGCGAAGCGGATTCGTCCGGATATGGAGGGGCTTACGCATAGCGTGAACAGCGACAGCAAGTGGCTCGGCTACATCGTCAATCAGATCGTGGCGAACGCGCTGACGTATACGGAGAACGGCGGAAGCATCACATTCCGTTCAGAGGACACCGCGACGGAGAAGCGGCTCATCATCGCAGATACGGGAATTGGGATCGTGGCTGGCGACTTGCCTCGTGTCTTCGACAAAGGCTTCACAGGCGTAAACGGCAGAACCAATAATCGCTCCACGGGTATGGGGCTATACCTCGCCAAGCAGTTGGCGATCAAGCTGGGGCACGACCTTTCGATCACGTCCACCGAGGGGGAGGGCACCGCAGTTACCGTCCATTTCATGAAGGTGCGGCATTATAATGATTTTAGGTGA
- a CDS encoding ABC transporter permease, whose amino-acid sequence MTLFSLARRNVLGNLKNYGIYFISMIFSVVIYYTFVSLRYSEEIAAHVQKWEGMRSVFQQASIILILFAAVFIWYSNSFFTKKRKKEIGLYALLGVRKRKIGTMLLYENIMMGIGAVGIGIVLGTLLSKLFAMLFLKLLDASVDVSFRISPDAILNTLLVFALIIGVTSMHSYRLIYRFQLVDLFKAEQEGESVPKPSAVSAVLAVVLLAVGYYTVFQPMTTSGQMARNFLLIFGCLIAGTYLLFRYALIFILKLAQKVKTRYYSGMNMIVTAQLMYRIRGNTRMFTMIALLSALTLCAVTVGSSEYVTLKEDAEEEAPFSYMHISQGRGFDAQVRNVVEKDAEHPITAQLDLPIIRLKADVTNFYYHPSSYSPTDVPIKLISASMYNKASEALDRPLRIELQGNDTAVIQPRFATFTDREVLGNTIGFHASAGSQTLTVTQLAIGRVLPWSFPDACFIVSDSLFAKLQPGADLAIYKGYIVKDQGSTKQTSNELMKLKNEQNAMSSYYFQFLQNMESAGLDLFTLGFLGLVFLAATGCMIYFKQLTDTHEDKERYAMLRKIGVSRKEIRTTIAKMTLFVFMLPLVLGVVHSVMVLKALTTIQLIGGNLFVPVMTTIVLYAAIYFGYFVLCLSASDRIVSR is encoded by the coding sequence ATGACCTTATTTAGTCTCGCACGCAGGAACGTCCTGGGTAATCTCAAAAATTACGGGATTTACTTCATCTCCATGATTTTCAGTGTAGTCATCTACTATACGTTCGTTTCCTTACGGTACAGTGAAGAAATTGCCGCACATGTGCAGAAATGGGAGGGGATGCGCTCGGTATTCCAGCAGGCTTCGATCATTCTCATTTTGTTCGCTGCTGTGTTTATCTGGTATTCGAACTCCTTCTTCACGAAAAAGCGCAAGAAAGAAATCGGCTTATACGCCTTGCTCGGCGTGCGAAAGCGGAAGATTGGCACGATGCTCCTATATGAAAATATCATGATGGGCATTGGCGCCGTTGGGATCGGGATTGTACTGGGCACGTTGTTATCCAAGCTGTTCGCGATGCTGTTCCTCAAGCTGTTGGATGCTAGTGTTGACGTTTCATTCCGTATTTCACCAGACGCGATTCTGAACACCTTGCTTGTATTTGCCCTCATAATTGGCGTGACCTCGATGCATAGCTATCGTTTGATTTATCGGTTTCAGCTTGTCGATTTGTTCAAAGCGGAGCAAGAAGGAGAGTCCGTGCCGAAACCATCGGCGGTCTCTGCGGTGTTGGCAGTTGTGCTTTTGGCAGTAGGCTATTACACGGTGTTCCAACCGATGACGACGTCAGGGCAAATGGCGAGGAATTTCCTTCTCATTTTCGGTTGTCTAATCGCGGGGACGTATTTGCTCTTCCGCTATGCGCTTATTTTCATTTTGAAACTAGCTCAGAAAGTTAAGACTCGATACTATTCCGGCATGAATATGATCGTGACGGCACAACTCATGTATCGGATTCGTGGGAATACGCGAATGTTTACGATGATTGCGCTGCTGAGCGCGTTAACGCTGTGTGCGGTAACGGTTGGTTCCAGCGAATACGTAACTCTGAAGGAAGATGCCGAGGAGGAGGCTCCCTTCTCGTATATGCATATTTCACAGGGGAGGGGCTTTGATGCGCAAGTCCGTAACGTTGTGGAAAAGGATGCCGAGCATCCGATCACAGCGCAACTCGACCTCCCGATTATTCGGTTAAAGGCCGATGTGACGAATTTTTATTATCATCCCTCTAGTTATTCGCCAACGGATGTTCCGATTAAGCTGATCTCCGCTTCCATGTATAACAAGGCGTCCGAGGCATTGGACAGGCCGCTGCGAATTGAGCTGCAAGGCAATGATACAGCGGTGATTCAGCCGAGGTTTGCCACTTTTACGGATAGAGAAGTGCTTGGAAATACGATTGGGTTCCATGCTTCCGCAGGCAGCCAAACCTTGACTGTAACGCAGCTCGCCATCGGTCGAGTGCTTCCGTGGAGCTTCCCTGATGCCTGCTTCATCGTCAGCGACAGCTTATTTGCGAAGCTGCAGCCAGGAGCGGATCTGGCAATATATAAAGGATATATCGTCAAGGATCAAGGTTCGACCAAACAAACTTCGAACGAGCTGATGAAGCTCAAAAACGAGCAGAACGCAATGTCCTCGTACTACTTTCAATTTCTACAAAACATGGAGTCGGCCGGATTGGATTTATTTACGCTCGGCTTCTTGGGACTGGTGTTTCTGGCTGCCACAGGCTGCATGATTTATTTCAAACAGCTGACAGATACGCATGAAGATAAGGAACGCTACGCGATGCTGCGTAAAATTGGTGTGAGCCGCAAAGAAATTCGCACAACGATCGCGAAGATGACCCTGTTTGTGTTTATGCTGCCGTTGGTGCTGGGAGTCGTGCACAGCGTGATGGTGCTGAAAGCTTTAACGACGATTCAATTAATTGGCGGGAATCTGTTCGTGCCCGTCATGACGACCATTGTGCTCTATGCGGCCATCTATTTCGGATATTTCGTCTTATGTTTGAGTGCTTCGGACCGAATTGTTAGCAGGTAA